The bacterium genome contains a region encoding:
- a CDS encoding RNA polymerase sigma factor: MITEKEDIYYELLILRCKRGETAALEELIHNWERRLFYYVRRLVDNEQDAWDILQEMWLKVIGGIKLLREPRSLPAWLYRIARNTAMSHFRSQNKTSVSLNDNKNTSYVEENNEHFHFENAEQVHYGLTQISLPHREVLTLYFLQDLSLEEIAEVLEIPLGTIKSRLYYAKSALRTVLEEEGRNE; encoded by the coding sequence ATGATAACTGAAAAAGAAGATATTTATTACGAACTTCTTATCCTGCGCTGTAAGCGAGGAGAAACTGCCGCTTTGGAAGAACTAATTCATAACTGGGAAAGACGTCTTTTCTATTATGTTCGTAGACTCGTAGATAACGAACAGGATGCTTGGGATATTCTCCAAGAGATGTGGTTAAAAGTCATTGGAGGTATAAAATTGTTGCGTGAACCTCGTAGTTTACCTGCATGGTTATATAGAATTGCTCGAAATACAGCTATGAGTCACTTTAGATCTCAAAATAAGACATCTGTTTCGCTTAACGATAATAAAAACACTTCCTATGTTGAGGAGAACAACGAACATTTTCATTTTGAAAATGCAGAGCAAGTTCACTATGGACTTACTCAGATATCTTTGCCTCATCGGGAAGTTTTAACGCTTTACTTTTTACAAGACCTTTCCTTAGAAGAAATTGCTGAGGTCTTGGAAATTCCCTTAGGAACAATAAAATCACGGTTGTATTATGCTAAAAGTGCTCTGAGAACTGTATTAGAGGAGGAGGGAAGAAATGAATAA